The following DNA comes from Streptomyces sp. Ag109_O5-10.
TGCGACATAGGTCAGGCCTCCAGGGCCGGAGTAGGCCAGCCGGCCGCCGAGCACTTCGGTGTAGAAGCGTCGAGAACGTTCGACATCGTCCGAGACGATGAAATGGGCCAGGACAATTCCCTCTGGCGGTGGCGGGAGATCGGCCATCTGGTGCCTCCACTTGTCAGTCTCATGCTCCGTTGATGAACTGCATTTGACGGTAGGTTCCCCCTTCGAAGTCGCCGGAAATTTCACCGGCTCGCCCTCCATGGAAGATTCGCGGGCAGCTGTACACGGATGGCTCGCCGCTTTAAGCCCATTGGAGTAACGCAGAGGTGTGCGCATAAGCACCGACAGGCACACCTCAGCGGCAGCGGCACGGATGTTCGTGCCCCCCCTGTCCTGACGTACAGCACACAGACGCTGTGCTGCGCCGTGCGAGGCGATAGACATGCAAATCGCGCCCAACGACATCAACGACACCCGCCTGCAACTCAGGCGGCTGGCCGAGCGCGGCATCCCGGTCGAGACCGTGCAGGGATTGTTCACCCAACCACGGCCGCAGCCGCCCCGCGGACCCCGACCAGCCCACCCATCCCAACTGACTGGGCAATAAGGACATCAACTCCCGAAGTCGGCGCCAGGCCGTCACCCGGAACAGCCGACCTGGGGCACGCTGCGAGACGAGCCCGCACCCCTCGACTTCCGCGCACCGCGATCGAGGGCGAGGCGTACGACCAAGTGCCCACCGAGCGCGTCGGCGTCGCCCCGGCATGGAAGATCGAGGAATGGGTCTACTTCACCGACGACGTCGGCGCCGCCCGCTTCGTGCACCGCGTCCACTGCCACGCCAACCGCGACCACACCCGACCTGTCACCACCGAACAAGCCCGCGCCGTCCCCGAGCGCGCCGAGGCCGCGGCGTGCCAGGTGTGCGGCCGGACCGGCCGCTGCGCAGCGCGGCATAGCCTCGCCAGAGGTTGCTTCTGGGGTTGCTTCTCGGGTTGTCCCTGGGGTTGCCTCTGAGGTTGCCTCAGCACCTTCGTCGACGGGCGCGCACCCGTCGCCTGACCTGCGGCGGAGTCGGCTCGGCAAGGAGGGTGGCGAACGCCGACAACTCCTATATGGACCTACTCAGCCCATACGAAGACTCCTGACGGTCCCGAAGGCTGTCAGCAAGCTCGCGAACCCCGGCTCGCCGGGTTAGCGGCGCGGCCGGTCGCCGGGCCGGTGCGGCGGAGTGTTCGCGGTCCCGCTGCGGCGCTTCTTCGCTTTCGCCTTGGCTGCTCCGGATTCACCAGCTCTTGTCCGGCCAACCGGCCTGCGTGTTACGAGAGTTGTAGGCCATAAGGTGATCTCCCACCTTTCCCAGCTCAGCCTGGAGGAGCGCATGCCCACACGTCGTGGCCTGTCCGCCTGGCCCGGATCAGCCGGTGAGGCCACTGGCGCTCCCCACTTCCGCTCCGGCGAAGAAACGGGACGCATCAGGGCCTGGTACCGGCGGGTGCGCCTGGTCTCCGACACCACTCTGGAGATCGCCGATCGCGCCGCCGGGCGCGTGGCCACGGACGGACACCCGGAGTCGTTGCGCAAGGTCGGGTTGGAGCCAGGTACGCCGTTCCCGGTCTCGCCGGCGTTCGGGTGCGACATCATCCTGACCGGACAACTCGACCTCGCCGTCGCGGGGCTTGGGACGGCTCAGTAGACCAGTTCGTGCTGCCATTCGCTCTCGGGCTGCTTGGTCAGCGCGAGATAGGCCTGTGCCAGCGTCGCCGGCTCAAAGCGCGGTTCGCTGCCGATCGTCTTCGTGATCGTGATACTGGTTGCGTGCACGCCCGTCCCGGCCAGCTCCTCATGGAGCAACTGCACGTACGCGCGCAGCGCGGCCTTACCAACGGACAAGGACGAATACTTCTTCGAGGGATGCAGAGCGTACCCGCCGCCCGCGAACAGCAGGGTG
Coding sequences within:
- a CDS encoding DUF6233 domain-containing protein, with translation MPTERVGVAPAWKIEEWVYFTDDVGAARFVHRVHCHANRDHTRPVTTEQARAVPERAEAAACQVCGRTGRCAARHSLARGCFWGCFSGCPWGCL